Proteins from a single region of Deltaproteobacteria bacterium:
- a CDS encoding DUF1926 domain-containing protein, with product MAKPVTLLLAIHNHQPVDNFSQVLETSYQKAYLPFARALTEHPHIRVTLHYSGFLLEWLKENHPEFIKELCSLVGKNQVELMSGGFYEPILTTLYESDKQGQMSKLTSFLRETFRTEPKGMWLAERVWEPHLAESLHNAGAKYIVIDDHHFIMAGLRGESLHGYYITEEKGKILNVFPGSERLRYLIPFHPVEETLAYLDEMRNTSETPLAIMGDDGEKFGVWPGTYHSVYEEGWLSRFFEALDENRDWIEPKLFSEVLQSHAPRGRIYLPTSSYMEMAEWSLLQNASEEFRHLKDRLAEAGLEEMARPFLAGGFWRNFFSKYPESNRMHKKMLFVSDKVHHLPDGKEKETALNELWKGQCNDAYWHGVFGGLYLPHLRAGIYRHLIRAEAIADTLLHDGRSVWLDTVHADLDKDGAEEMILNSESYTMIFAPHQGGTLIGLDFKPRSFNLQDTLTRIPEFYHQEISRALTAPQEGGVQTIHHQVMAKEEGLAERIVYDPYPRHSLIDHFFPDKTSMEAFQQGKYDEEGDFVAGAYTASLATTGKGTGLSLTRKGAVRSAQGAGRPKTVRVTKTIHATAGVSSVTIDYSIRNTGPDDLTGRFGIEFNITLLAGNAPDRYYRINGEKPVPPHLAGTGAMDGVERLVLTDEWSGIRWGITARQPAGLWRFPIETVSQSEGGFEKIYQGSCLLLHWEMRLAPGEEALLQLNMEMSDLSIRQGETTENRTETLRESP from the coding sequence ATGGCAAAACCGGTTACACTCCTTCTTGCAATCCACAATCATCAACCGGTAGACAACTTCTCCCAGGTACTGGAAACCTCTTACCAAAAAGCTTATCTTCCCTTCGCCCGCGCACTGACGGAACACCCCCATATACGTGTGACTCTCCACTATTCCGGTTTCCTTTTGGAATGGCTGAAGGAAAACCATCCGGAATTCATCAAAGAACTTTGCAGTTTGGTGGGAAAAAATCAGGTCGAACTCATGTCCGGAGGGTTTTACGAACCGATCCTGACCACGCTCTATGAATCGGACAAACAGGGACAGATGAGCAAGCTGACCTCTTTTCTCCGGGAGACCTTTCGGACCGAACCGAAGGGGATGTGGCTGGCGGAACGGGTCTGGGAGCCCCACCTGGCGGAATCGCTCCATAACGCCGGGGCAAAGTATATCGTCATCGATGATCACCATTTTATCATGGCCGGTCTTCGAGGGGAGTCCCTTCACGGATATTACATCACGGAAGAAAAGGGAAAGATCCTGAATGTCTTTCCCGGCAGCGAACGCCTGCGCTACCTGATTCCTTTCCACCCGGTGGAAGAAACCCTCGCCTACCTTGACGAAATGCGGAATACCTCGGAGACCCCGCTTGCGATTATGGGAGACGATGGAGAAAAGTTCGGCGTATGGCCCGGGACCTATCATTCCGTCTACGAGGAAGGCTGGCTCTCCCGCTTTTTCGAGGCCCTGGACGAAAACCGGGACTGGATTGAGCCGAAACTCTTCTCCGAGGTCCTTCAAAGCCACGCCCCCCGAGGACGGATCTATCTTCCCACCTCTTCCTATATGGAAATGGCCGAATGGTCGCTGCTGCAGAACGCTTCGGAAGAGTTCCGGCACTTGAAAGATCGGCTCGCCGAAGCCGGTCTGGAAGAAATGGCCCGCCCCTTCCTGGCCGGTGGTTTCTGGCGAAACTTCTTTTCCAAATATCCGGAGAGCAACCGGATGCACAAAAAGATGCTTTTTGTCAGCGACAAGGTTCACCACCTCCCTGACGGAAAGGAGAAAGAGACCGCCCTCAATGAACTGTGGAAGGGACAGTGCAACGATGCCTACTGGCACGGTGTCTTCGGCGGGCTCTACCTGCCCCACCTGCGTGCCGGCATCTACCGTCACCTGATCCGGGCCGAGGCCATCGCCGACACCCTCCTGCATGACGGCCGGTCGGTCTGGCTGGACACCGTTCATGCCGATCTCGACAAAGACGGCGCTGAAGAGATGATTCTGAACTCGGAAAGCTATACGATGATCTTCGCCCCCCACCAGGGCGGCACACTCATCGGCCTCGACTTCAAACCCCGCTCCTTCAACCTGCAGGATACCCTGACCCGGATCCCTGAATTTTATCATCAGGAGATCAGCCGGGCCCTCACCGCTCCGCAGGAGGGGGGTGTGCAGACCATTCATCATCAGGTCATGGCGAAAGAAGAAGGACTGGCGGAACGGATTGTTTATGATCCCTATCCCCGACATTCCCTGATCGACCATTTCTTCCCGGACAAAACATCCATGGAGGCCTTTCAGCAAGGGAAATACGATGAGGAGGGAGACTTCGTAGCCGGAGCCTACACCGCCTCCCTCGCGACCACCGGGAAGGGGACCGGTCTCTCGCTGACCCGGAAAGGCGCCGTCCGTTCCGCGCAGGGGGCCGGGAGGCCGAAAACAGTCCGGGTGACAAAAACCATCCACGCAACCGCCGGGGTTTCGTCGGTGACAATCGATTACAGCATCCGCAACACGGGACCGGACGATCTTACCGGCCGCTTCGGGATTGAATTCAACATCACCCTGCTGGCCGGCAATGCCCCGGACCGTTACTACCGGATCAACGGGGAGAAACCGGTTCCCCCTCATCTTGCCGGAACGGGAGCGATGGACGGAGTGGAACGCCTCGTCCTGACGGATGAATGGAGCGGCATTCGGTGGGGGATCACTGCACGGCAACCGGCCGGCCTTTGGCGCTTTCCGATCGAAACCGTCTCCCAGTCGGAAGGAGGCTTTGAGAAAATCTATCAGGGTTCCTGCCTTCTTCTGCACTGGGAAATGCGTCTGGCCCCGGGGGAAGAAGCCCTCCTGCAACTCAACATGGAAATGAGTGATCTTTCAATACGGCAGGGGGAAACGACTGAGAATCGAACCGAAACCCTGAGGGAGTCTCCATGA
- the hflX gene encoding GTPase HflX — MFAGGCTIKNIFGNTVGLKPSQIRKIEKLYRRRIPADEVLNRDLARYLTELSFEIGRQIGLLADRKGIIRFVVVGDPKGLFLPDLSRYRTSSSRLCGLRLIHTHLKETPLSSDDLTDLALLRLDLIAAVSVGTQGLPGRVFLAHLMPHHKDGDPWKILPPQPLEGIKIDFLPYVLELENRINRSLPEGASLKRSDRAILIGVTTRKRVREEEALLELEELAHTAGIEVLDRILQRRPRIHPRFVMGEGKLKELVITALQRGADLIVFNQDLTAGQARSIARLTEMRIIDRTQLILDIFAQHAMSREGKVQVELAQLRYLLPRLGEKDSGLSRLTGGIGGRGPGETKLEISRRRTRDRINRLERTLKQINLGRKQRRARRNRQEIPIISIVGYTNAGKSTLLNALTRSTVLTEDKLFATLDTATRRLRFPREREVIITDTVGFIRDLPEDLFGAFSATLDELQDANLLLHVVDLSSPSFEDHMETVEKVLADLDLLSLPSLLIFNKIDRLPTKQADRLAERFKAIPVSAKQKKGLRRITRAIEEILWEQKEESA; from the coding sequence TTGTTCGCAGGAGGTTGCACCATCAAGAATATCTTTGGAAATACCGTCGGCCTCAAGCCGAGCCAGATCCGGAAGATCGAGAAACTCTACCGGCGAAGGATCCCGGCGGATGAGGTACTCAACCGGGACCTGGCCCGTTATCTCACGGAACTCTCTTTTGAAATCGGAAGACAGATCGGGCTCCTTGCCGACCGGAAAGGAATCATCCGCTTCGTCGTTGTCGGGGACCCGAAGGGCCTGTTTCTGCCCGATCTCTCCCGATACCGGACCTCCTCCTCCCGACTTTGCGGACTCCGCCTGATTCACACCCACCTGAAAGAAACCCCCTTAAGCAGCGACGATCTGACGGACCTGGCCCTCCTGCGGCTCGACCTGATCGCAGCCGTCTCCGTCGGTACGCAAGGTCTCCCCGGCCGGGTCTTTCTGGCCCACCTCATGCCCCACCACAAGGATGGCGATCCCTGGAAAATCCTGCCACCACAACCCCTCGAAGGGATCAAGATCGACTTTCTCCCCTATGTTCTCGAATTGGAGAACAGAATCAACCGCTCCCTCCCGGAAGGAGCTTCTCTGAAACGAAGCGACCGGGCAATCCTCATCGGCGTCACCACCCGGAAGCGGGTAAGGGAGGAAGAGGCCCTCCTGGAGTTGGAGGAACTGGCCCATACCGCGGGGATCGAGGTCCTCGATCGTATCCTGCAGCGCAGGCCCCGGATCCATCCCCGCTTCGTCATGGGAGAGGGAAAGCTCAAGGAGCTGGTCATTACCGCCCTGCAAAGAGGCGCCGACCTGATCGTCTTCAATCAGGATTTAACGGCCGGTCAGGCACGATCCATCGCCCGGCTCACGGAGATGCGTATCATCGACCGAACGCAACTGATCCTTGACATCTTTGCACAGCATGCCATGAGCCGGGAAGGCAAGGTCCAGGTGGAACTGGCCCAGCTGCGGTACCTGCTTCCCCGCCTCGGAGAAAAGGACTCCGGACTCTCCCGACTCACAGGCGGAATCGGAGGAAGAGGACCCGGAGAAACAAAATTGGAGATCAGCCGTCGACGAACCCGGGACAGAATCAATCGCCTGGAAAGAACATTAAAACAGATAAATCTGGGAAGAAAACAGCGCCGGGCCCGGAGAAATCGTCAGGAAATCCCCATTATCTCAATCGTCGGTTACACCAATGCAGGGAAATCAACCCTTTTAAACGCCCTTACCCGGAGCACGGTCCTCACAGAGGATAAGCTCTTCGCTACGCTCGACACCGCCACCCGCCGTCTTCGTTTCCCACGGGAACGGGAGGTGATCATTACCGACACGGTAGGTTTTATCCGGGACCTGCCGGAGGACCTTTTCGGCGCCTTTTCGGCCACCCTCGATGAACTTCAGGATGCAAACCTCCTGCTCCATGTCGTCGACCTCTCCAGTCCCTCCTTCGAAGACCATATGGAGACGGTGGAGAAAGTTCTTGCCGATCTCGATCTGCTCTCACTCCCTTCCCTTCTGATCTTCAACAAGATCGACCGGCTCCCCACAAAGCAGGCAGACAGACTTGCAGAACGGTTCAAAGCCATCCCGGTCTCGGCGAAACAGAAAAAAGGACTCCGACGGATTACACGAGCAATTGAAGAAATACTATGGGAACAGAAGGAAGAATCGGCATGA
- a CDS encoding methylated-DNA--[protein]-cysteine S-methyltransferase yields the protein MAQGELCYAEFASPFGPVWVSGNDTGVTAIVLSPHEVKRAQRELLKRFPGILRENSGKLAPVIREVSRYLDGSSEEIALQADLTGLPPFRQRVLKVLQTIPYGEVRSYQWVAVQAGSPRAFRAAGSACAANPLPLLIPCHRVIAGDGSLGGFRGGTLLKKRLLALEGVDLSSMTRRRR from the coding sequence ATGGCACAAGGGGAACTCTGCTATGCCGAGTTTGCTTCGCCTTTCGGCCCGGTCTGGGTCAGCGGGAACGATACCGGAGTCACCGCGATCGTCTTGTCGCCGCATGAGGTGAAGCGGGCGCAAAGAGAGCTTTTGAAGCGGTTCCCTGGGATCCTGCGGGAAAACTCCGGAAAGTTGGCGCCCGTCATCCGGGAAGTGAGTCGATATCTTGACGGATCTTCCGAGGAGATTGCCCTGCAGGCCGACCTGACCGGGTTGCCCCCTTTTCGGCAACGGGTCTTGAAGGTTCTGCAGACGATCCCTTACGGGGAAGTGCGAAGTTATCAGTGGGTCGCAGTGCAGGCGGGAAGTCCCCGGGCCTTTCGGGCGGCGGGTTCCGCCTGTGCCGCCAATCCACTTCCTTTACTGATCCCCTGTCACCGTGTGATCGCCGGGGACGGCTCACTCGGCGGATTCCGGGGCGGGACCCTGCTCAAAAAACGGTTGCTGGCACTGGAGGGGGTTGACCTGTCTTCGATGACCCGGAGGCGAAGATGA